In Agrobacterium tumefaciens, one genomic interval encodes:
- a CDS encoding glycerate kinase, which yields MTWDDVSARKVLRRIFDAAVESADPAKVVATHLPEPPKGRCIVVGAGKASAAMAAALDTAWGDVELTGLVVTRYAHAVPAGRIEIIEAAHPVPDEMSVEAARRILGSVENLSADDLVIALISGGGSSLLVSPAGNMTLADKRAVNQALLASGATISEMNTVRKQLSNIKGGRLAQAAYPAKVITLVISDVPGDDPSEIASGPTVTNDTTIEDAREIVARYGLKLPVAAQDVLAQGCSLDASRPMNAEVRLIASPSIALEAAADVAKANGLQTLVLGDALEGEAREVGTLFAGIAKSAKVKGLPISGPAVILSGGETSVSLPKGSTGRGGRNTEFLLSMAIGLDGSKNIWAIAGDTDGIDGVEDAAGAIVTPETLSRMQAAGIAPRAALSAHDSYTAFKAAGDLVVTGPTLTNVNDIRAILIG from the coding sequence ATGACCTGGGATGATGTGTCCGCCCGCAAGGTGCTGCGTCGAATTTTCGACGCAGCCGTAGAGAGTGCCGATCCGGCCAAAGTGGTCGCGACACATCTCCCTGAACCTCCTAAAGGCCGCTGTATCGTCGTCGGCGCAGGCAAGGCATCGGCAGCAATGGCAGCTGCGCTCGACACAGCCTGGGGTGATGTAGAGCTCACGGGACTTGTCGTCACCCGTTATGCCCACGCGGTTCCCGCCGGCCGGATAGAAATCATCGAGGCAGCTCATCCTGTCCCCGATGAGATGAGTGTCGAAGCCGCAAGGCGCATTCTCGGATCTGTCGAAAACCTCAGTGCAGATGATCTGGTCATCGCCCTCATTTCGGGCGGTGGCTCCTCTCTTCTGGTTTCGCCCGCTGGCAACATGACGCTTGCCGATAAACGAGCTGTCAATCAGGCATTGCTTGCAAGCGGCGCAACCATTTCGGAAATGAACACGGTTCGCAAACAGCTTTCCAATATCAAAGGCGGAAGGCTGGCGCAGGCAGCATATCCCGCAAAAGTGATCACGCTGGTCATATCTGACGTACCGGGTGATGACCCTTCGGAGATCGCATCGGGACCAACCGTTACCAACGACACCACGATCGAGGACGCCAGGGAAATCGTTGCTCGTTACGGGCTGAAACTTCCTGTTGCGGCACAGGACGTGCTTGCACAGGGCTGTTCGCTCGATGCATCCCGTCCCATGAATGCCGAAGTGCGGCTGATCGCATCACCATCTATCGCGCTGGAGGCTGCGGCAGACGTTGCGAAAGCCAACGGTTTGCAGACGCTCGTTCTCGGCGACGCGCTAGAGGGCGAAGCGCGTGAAGTCGGTACCCTCTTTGCAGGCATCGCAAAATCAGCCAAAGTGAAAGGGCTTCCCATCTCCGGTCCTGCGGTCATTCTCTCTGGCGGAGAGACGTCTGTTTCATTGCCCAAGGGATCGACCGGTCGCGGCGGTAGAAATACCGAGTTCCTTTTGAGTATGGCTATTGGCTTGGACGGATCAAAAAATATCTGGGCCATCGCAGGTGACACAGACGGCATCGACGGTGTGGAGGACGCTGCTGGCGCCATCGTTACGCCGGAAACATTGTCGCGTATGCAGGCGGCTGGTATTGCACCACGCGCCGCCCTTTCCGCACACGATAGCTACACCGCCTTCAAGGCCGCAGGCGATCTGGTCGTAACCGGCCCGACGCTTACAAACGTCAACGATATACGTGCAATTTTGATCGGTTAA
- the pyk gene encoding pyruvate kinase — protein sequence MRSNRRAKIVATVGPSSNSAEKLREMFLAGVDTFRLNFSHGTHEDHAASFRRIRALEKELGTSIGILQDLQGPKIRIGVLSEGKLALPKGAAVRFLCGTEPGKGLLDIPLPHREIFAAVKPGDDLLIDDGRVRVRTTGVSDEYIDADVIVAGPISNRKGVNIPGAVLDISPLTPKDRRDLEFGLELGVDWVALSFVQKARDMIEARSLVSERAGLIAKIEKPSALDEIDDIIRLSDGIMVARGDLGVEIPPEEVPGRQKELIRACRMAAKPVIVATQMLDSMVYSPTPTRAEASDVAGAIYDGADAVMLSAESATGSYPVETVEIMSRIIEKTEKHRLYRPIVEATEPELTQTPPHAVAQAAAGVAISLRSPLIVAFTLSGATASRISRARPPLPILALTPSEQATRQLALFWGVVAVRATTVANYKQSIDNAKRAARETGLTKSGDQIVIVSGFPFATRGSTNNLRVVEVGTAS from the coding sequence ATTCGCAGCAATCGTCGGGCCAAGATCGTCGCTACGGTCGGGCCATCCTCAAACTCGGCCGAAAAACTGCGCGAAATGTTTCTCGCGGGCGTCGATACTTTTCGGCTCAATTTCAGCCATGGCACCCACGAGGATCACGCCGCCTCCTTCCGCCGTATCAGGGCGTTGGAGAAGGAGCTGGGAACCTCCATCGGTATCCTTCAGGACTTGCAGGGCCCCAAAATTCGCATCGGCGTTCTGAGCGAAGGGAAACTTGCTCTCCCAAAGGGAGCGGCTGTCCGTTTTCTTTGCGGTACCGAGCCCGGAAAAGGTTTACTCGACATTCCGCTCCCACATCGCGAAATCTTCGCGGCCGTCAAGCCCGGGGATGATCTTCTTATCGATGACGGTCGGGTTCGCGTGCGCACCACAGGTGTGAGCGATGAATATATTGATGCTGATGTTATCGTTGCCGGGCCGATCTCGAACCGCAAAGGCGTCAACATACCCGGAGCGGTTCTGGATATCTCGCCGCTCACGCCAAAAGATCGCCGTGACCTGGAGTTCGGTCTAGAGCTTGGCGTAGACTGGGTAGCACTATCCTTCGTGCAAAAGGCCCGAGACATGATCGAAGCTCGCTCCCTCGTAAGTGAGCGCGCAGGATTGATTGCCAAGATCGAAAAGCCGTCCGCGCTTGACGAAATCGATGACATCATCCGGCTTTCCGACGGGATCATGGTTGCGCGTGGCGACCTCGGCGTGGAAATTCCGCCTGAGGAGGTGCCCGGACGCCAGAAAGAGCTTATCCGTGCCTGCCGCATGGCGGCAAAGCCGGTTATCGTCGCAACGCAGATGCTGGATTCAATGGTGTATTCGCCGACGCCAACCCGCGCCGAAGCTTCGGATGTTGCGGGCGCGATCTACGACGGCGCAGATGCAGTGATGCTTTCCGCCGAATCGGCGACAGGCTCCTACCCTGTCGAAACCGTCGAGATCATGAGCCGGATCATCGAAAAAACTGAGAAGCACAGGCTTTACCGGCCCATCGTCGAGGCGACCGAGCCTGAGCTGACGCAGACACCTCCGCATGCGGTTGCGCAGGCAGCGGCCGGAGTGGCGATTTCACTTCGGTCTCCCTTGATTGTTGCCTTTACCCTGAGCGGAGCAACGGCATCGCGGATCTCCCGGGCGCGTCCACCATTGCCCATACTTGCGCTAACTCCTTCCGAACAAGCCACTCGCCAACTCGCACTTTTTTGGGGAGTTGTCGCGGTTAGAGCCACAACAGTTGCAAATTACAAACAGTCCATCGACAACGCAAAACGCGCAGCAAGGGAAACAGGTCTTACAAAGTCGGGGGACCAGATCGTTATTGTTAGCGGCTTCCCGTTTGCAACACGAGGCAGTACCAACAATTTACGCGTAGTGGAGGTCGGGACGGCTTCGTAA
- a CDS encoding GGDEF domain-containing protein: MSYQDVIGLLNTGMSALFCISMFVLWHHHRHLTYIAIFALSYSVRALCFVIFYFAFSLGDPLLRLLANVFLMSSMVLLSIGLSIRRAQRPRYLAVLSIAALALSALYYHQFVEQSLLMRVIFLNGGLAAVGLVMLFDVAKARDRTPVEQVLFGLIIISCGGFLLRPLFLLASGNVEGGFEGAYWLVVSISDALICAMTAVGIFAVIASDVLDSIKSDAQIDALSGLLNRRGFEPRALNAIARQSADARVSVIVSDLDYFKSINDRFGHSGGDRVIRAFSEILKGNAPNDAIVGRLGGEEFAILLAPGQAATASALAEVVRLAFKEISPGILSNEFTPTASFGVAVAHKGEDLAALMDRADRALYQAKSDGRDCIRQAESSGLY, from the coding sequence ATGAGTTATCAAGACGTCATAGGCCTGTTGAATACGGGCATGTCTGCACTGTTTTGCATATCGATGTTCGTGCTCTGGCACCACCACAGGCATCTTACCTATATTGCTATCTTCGCTCTTTCATATTCGGTGAGAGCACTGTGTTTCGTCATATTCTATTTTGCCTTTTCGCTCGGGGATCCACTACTACGGTTGCTGGCCAACGTATTCTTGATGTCCTCCATGGTATTACTGTCTATTGGACTGTCCATCAGGCGCGCACAACGACCAAGATATCTCGCTGTCTTGAGTATCGCCGCACTTGCATTGAGCGCTCTCTATTATCATCAGTTTGTGGAGCAAAGCCTGCTTATGCGAGTCATTTTCCTGAACGGTGGGCTCGCGGCGGTTGGTCTTGTGATGCTGTTTGATGTAGCAAAGGCTCGAGATCGCACTCCGGTCGAGCAGGTACTTTTCGGTCTGATTATAATTTCGTGCGGAGGCTTTCTTCTCCGCCCTCTTTTCTTGCTTGCTTCGGGTAACGTAGAGGGAGGGTTCGAAGGAGCTTATTGGCTCGTTGTCTCTATATCGGACGCACTTATTTGCGCAATGACAGCCGTAGGTATATTCGCGGTGATTGCAAGTGACGTGTTGGACAGCATCAAGTCGGATGCCCAGATCGATGCCTTGTCGGGATTACTTAATCGTCGCGGCTTCGAGCCGCGTGCACTCAACGCTATCGCGCGGCAGTCCGCGGATGCACGGGTGTCTGTGATCGTGAGCGACCTCGATTACTTCAAGTCAATCAATGACCGCTTTGGACACAGCGGTGGAGACCGCGTCATTCGAGCTTTCTCCGAAATTCTCAAGGGTAACGCTCCCAACGATGCGATCGTCGGCCGCTTGGGCGGTGAGGAGTTCGCGATCTTGCTCGCACCGGGCCAGGCCGCTACAGCTTCGGCTCTTGCTGAGGTCGTCCGGCTCGCCTTCAAAGAAATATCGCCCGGTATCCTTTCAAACGAATTCACTCCAACGGCAAGCTTTGGGGTTGCGGTAGCGCACAAAGGGGAGGACTTAGCTGCCTTGATGGATCGTGCTGATCGCGCACTTTACCAAGCAAAAAGCGATGGGCGCGATTGCATTAGGCAGGCGGAGTCGAGTGGCCTTTACTAA
- a CDS encoding autotransporter outer membrane beta-barrel domain-containing protein: protein MPKRQAFRQLLPSYQRLLLSTAPLVLAFAAVPVSVTAADWTGGAGNNDWFDAGNWSSNAVPDFSADVVIAPGTVSLSGAATANSVSVEATSTLTVAGGASTLSAAETRVVDGTLNVTGGASVTNSSGVVDGVALVSGTDGFGNASTWTSNDYFGVGDSGDGDLQVLFGGKLIVNADTYIGGTNEGKVLVSGDGSSWENAGRITVSNGILRIEDRGQVSSGLATIGDTDTSSATVSGTSSSWSISDQLTVGSYASGTLRIEDGATVSSQQGYVGAGAAGFGSVTVTGAGSSWSIGDYNLNLGNYGLGDITIEDGASVYVRDGVWLGISSSTAVGALDINGTVGARGVLETNFVRGGMGTANVTLDGGIIRATRNNSAFFTGFGSQQVLLDANGAFFDTNGYNIGVAPELTGTGALTKQGSGTLTLTGTNSYTGGTIIADGTLRLGNNGTTGSILGDVANDGILAFNRSDSVTFGGTISGSGGVQQVGSGQTILTANNSALHGVSGVYDGILSVNNTLGGTMEVHGGRLQGIGQVGTTTNFAGGTIAPGNSIGTLTVAGDYIGNSGALEIETVLGDDTSSTDQLIITGNTSGTTNVRVINVGGTGDQTVEGIKIIDVGGSSAGTFSLLGSYVFEGDQAVVAGAYAYRLYQGGVSTPADGDWYLRSTLLSSGTPLYQAGAPVYEAYSSVLQRFNSLDTLQQRVGSRVWSVSGDKSANTGQGSDGGGYGVWGRIVGQHDRLSPHSSTTGADYTVDTWQLQAGTDIELMSSTGGNLVGGLSVRYGTINGDITSAYGNGTISSNGYGLGSTLTWYGNGGFYVDGHLNLTWFDNDLNSTTAATRLASGINGFGYALGVEAGQQIAVGPGWSLTPQAQLSFSGLSYRDFTDAFGSAVSLGRDNDLTLRLGLSSDYENSWTDEAGVRSRLQAYGIANLYYDLSPDARTDVAGVSFRNSQERLWGGLGLGGTYAWDNERYAVHGQAGINTSLADLSGNTSFNGTIGFTVKF, encoded by the coding sequence ATGCCAAAGCGTCAAGCCTTTCGCCAACTTCTGCCGTCCTATCAACGCCTGCTTTTGTCCACCGCACCGCTCGTTCTGGCCTTCGCGGCGGTACCGGTTTCGGTGACGGCGGCTGACTGGACGGGCGGTGCGGGCAATAACGATTGGTTTGATGCCGGCAACTGGAGTTCCAACGCCGTTCCGGATTTTTCGGCCGATGTTGTTATCGCGCCGGGCACCGTGAGCCTTTCAGGCGCCGCTACCGCTAACTCTGTCTCCGTGGAAGCTACCAGCACATTGACAGTGGCAGGTGGGGCTTCAACTCTGAGCGCTGCCGAAACACGGGTAGTCGACGGGACGCTCAATGTCACCGGCGGGGCCAGTGTCACCAATTCCAGCGGCGTGGTGGATGGCGTCGCCCTTGTCTCGGGCACAGATGGTTTTGGCAACGCATCAACCTGGACCAGCAATGATTATTTCGGGGTTGGCGACAGCGGCGATGGCGACTTGCAAGTTCTTTTCGGCGGCAAACTCATCGTTAATGCCGATACCTATATCGGTGGCACCAACGAGGGCAAAGTCTTGGTGTCCGGCGACGGCTCATCCTGGGAAAATGCAGGCCGCATCACCGTCAGCAACGGCATCCTGAGAATTGAAGATCGCGGACAAGTGTCCAGCGGACTTGCCACTATCGGAGACACCGACACAAGTTCCGCTACTGTTTCCGGCACCTCCTCTAGCTGGAGCATTTCCGACCAGCTCACTGTTGGCAGTTATGCCAGTGGCACCTTGAGAATTGAAGATGGTGCGACGGTATCCAGCCAGCAGGGATATGTTGGTGCCGGTGCTGCGGGTTTCGGAAGCGTAACCGTTACTGGTGCCGGATCCAGCTGGTCCATCGGCGACTATAATCTCAATCTAGGCAACTACGGCCTGGGCGACATCACCATTGAAGATGGCGCAAGCGTTTATGTGCGGGATGGTGTCTGGCTTGGCATTTCCTCGTCGACCGCAGTCGGCGCCCTGGATATAAACGGCACAGTTGGCGCGCGCGGCGTGCTGGAGACCAATTTTGTTCGCGGCGGCATGGGCACCGCCAATGTCACCTTGGATGGCGGTATCATCAGGGCAACCAGAAACAACAGTGCTTTTTTCACCGGTTTTGGCAGCCAGCAGGTGCTGTTGGACGCCAATGGCGCTTTCTTTGACACCAACGGTTACAACATCGGCGTTGCTCCTGAACTCACCGGTACTGGTGCCTTGACCAAACAGGGTTCGGGCACTTTGACCCTGACCGGTACGAACAGTTACACCGGCGGTACGATAATTGCGGACGGTACGCTGCGGCTGGGCAACAATGGCACGACAGGGAGCATTTTGGGGGACGTTGCCAATGATGGTATTTTAGCCTTTAACCGCTCTGATTCGGTGACATTCGGTGGCACGATAAGTGGTTCCGGCGGCGTGCAGCAGGTCGGCTCCGGCCAGACAATTCTCACCGCCAACAATTCAGCATTGCATGGCGTATCAGGCGTTTATGATGGCATATTGTCGGTCAACAACACGCTCGGCGGCACCATGGAGGTGCATGGCGGCCGTCTTCAGGGTATCGGGCAGGTGGGCACCACAACCAACTTTGCCGGCGGTACCATTGCACCGGGCAACTCCATCGGCACATTGACGGTTGCGGGGGACTATATCGGAAACAGCGGCGCGTTGGAAATTGAAACCGTGCTGGGCGACGATACGTCTTCTACCGACCAGTTGATTATCACGGGGAACACATCTGGCACCACCAATGTGCGTGTCATCAATGTTGGTGGCACCGGTGATCAGACAGTAGAAGGCATCAAGATCATCGACGTCGGCGGCAGCTCCGCCGGCACGTTCTCTTTACTCGGCAGTTATGTTTTTGAAGGTGATCAGGCCGTGGTCGCCGGTGCTTATGCCTACCGGCTGTATCAGGGCGGTGTCAGCACCCCAGCAGACGGTGACTGGTATCTGCGCTCGACCCTGTTGTCGTCAGGCACGCCGCTTTATCAAGCCGGTGCACCGGTTTACGAGGCCTATTCCTCCGTGCTGCAGCGCTTCAATTCGCTGGATACACTGCAACAGCGTGTCGGAAGCCGTGTCTGGAGCGTCAGCGGCGACAAAAGCGCCAATACCGGGCAGGGTTCTGATGGTGGTGGTTACGGCGTTTGGGGCCGCATAGTCGGCCAACATGATCGCCTGTCACCGCATTCCTCCACTACAGGTGCAGACTACACCGTTGATACCTGGCAGCTACAGGCCGGGACCGACATTGAACTCATGTCATCAACGGGTGGCAATCTGGTTGGCGGCTTGTCCGTGCGTTACGGCACCATCAATGGTGACATCACCTCGGCATACGGCAATGGCACCATCAGCAGCAATGGTTACGGCCTTGGCAGCACGTTGACCTGGTATGGCAATGGCGGCTTTTATGTCGATGGTCATCTTAACCTCACCTGGTTTGACAATGACCTCAACTCCACCACCGCAGCCACCCGGCTTGCCTCGGGGATTAATGGTTTTGGTTATGCGCTGGGTGTCGAGGCAGGCCAGCAGATTGCCGTCGGTCCCGGCTGGAGCCTGACCCCGCAGGCGCAGCTCAGCTTTTCCGGCCTGAGCTACCGCGACTTTACCGATGCCTTTGGTTCAGCCGTATCTCTGGGCAGGGACAATGATTTGACGCTACGTCTAGGCCTGTCATCGGATTATGAAAACAGCTGGACGGATGAGGCCGGTGTGCGGAGCCGCCTGCAGGCATATGGCATTGCCAATCTTTATTATGACCTGTCGCCTGATGCGAGAACGGACGTCGCCGGCGTGTCATTCCGTAACTCGCAGGAACGTCTCTGGGGCGGGCTTGGCCTTGGCGGCACCTATGCCTGGGATAACGAAAGATATGCCGTGCACGGGCAGGCGGGCATCAACACCAGTCTGGCTGATCTCTCCGGCAATACCAGCTTCAATGGCACGATTGGGTTCACGGTGAAGTTTTAA
- the ggt gene encoding gamma-glutamyltransferase has product MKMRFLSEAVLALMLSTAIASAQQASDTVAPEKATDIATAKRIESKSFMVAAANPLAAEAGRNVIAAGGNAIDAMVAVQAMLGLVEPQSSGLGGGAFLVYYDTKSGKLTTFDGRETAPMEATPKLFLDDNGQPLKFMDAVVGGRSVGTPGTVRLLEEAHKRYGKADWASLLKPAETLATEGFKVSPRLASLIASEGDRLKKYKEARSYFFDTSGAALQTGALLKNPVYAETLAVLANGGADAFYKGRIAEAVVNTVREAADNPGVLSLTDLSNYRVIEREPVCFNYRALDVCGMGPPSSGAITVGQILGMAENFDLKSLGPKNGESWRIIGDAQRLAFADRERYVADTDFMPLPIKGLLDKTYLGERAKLLDGDKALANNAVKAGEPEWDHALVFGRDTALELPSTSHFVIVDKDGNVVSMTTTIENGFGSRLMTNGFLLNNELTDFSFKTHDGGLPVANRVEPGKRPRSSMAPTIVMKDGRPLLAIGSPGGSQIIGYVAQALIAYIDWGMPVEAIVAQPHLINRFGTYDVEAGTSAEDLVGSLKALGYEAKPGEMNSGLHAIEITAQGLAGSADPRREGMVVGE; this is encoded by the coding sequence ATGAAAATGCGATTTCTCAGTGAGGCTGTTCTCGCCTTGATGCTTTCCACCGCAATCGCCTCCGCGCAGCAGGCGTCCGACACGGTGGCGCCCGAGAAAGCGACGGATATTGCGACTGCCAAACGTATCGAGTCAAAGAGCTTCATGGTGGCGGCGGCCAATCCGCTGGCGGCCGAAGCGGGGCGCAACGTGATCGCAGCGGGTGGCAACGCCATCGATGCAATGGTGGCGGTGCAGGCCATGCTCGGCCTCGTTGAACCGCAGAGTTCCGGCCTCGGAGGTGGGGCATTCCTGGTCTACTACGACACAAAAAGCGGCAAGCTGACAACGTTTGATGGCCGCGAGACGGCGCCGATGGAAGCCACGCCAAAGCTCTTCCTGGATGACAACGGCCAACCGCTTAAATTCATGGACGCAGTGGTCGGCGGCCGTTCCGTTGGCACACCGGGAACAGTGCGGCTTCTGGAGGAAGCCCACAAACGCTATGGAAAGGCGGACTGGGCAAGCCTCCTGAAGCCGGCGGAAACGCTGGCTACCGAGGGTTTTAAGGTGTCACCGCGCCTTGCCTCTCTGATCGCGTCCGAGGGCGACCGGTTGAAGAAATATAAAGAGGCCCGGTCATATTTCTTCGACACCTCCGGGGCCGCCCTGCAGACCGGTGCCCTGTTGAAGAACCCTGTCTATGCCGAAACGCTTGCGGTGCTCGCCAACGGCGGCGCCGATGCTTTTTATAAAGGGAGAATTGCCGAGGCGGTCGTCAACACCGTGCGTGAGGCAGCCGACAATCCCGGTGTGCTGTCGCTGACCGATCTGTCCAACTATCGCGTGATCGAGCGCGAACCGGTTTGCTTCAACTATCGTGCTCTTGATGTGTGCGGCATGGGGCCGCCCTCTTCGGGCGCCATCACCGTCGGCCAGATACTCGGCATGGCGGAGAACTTCGATTTAAAGAGCCTGGGGCCGAAAAATGGCGAAAGCTGGCGCATTATCGGTGATGCACAGCGCCTCGCCTTCGCCGACCGCGAGCGTTACGTCGCTGACACCGATTTCATGCCGCTGCCGATCAAGGGCCTGCTGGACAAGACCTATCTGGGCGAGAGGGCAAAGCTGCTCGACGGCGATAAGGCTTTGGCCAACAATGCCGTCAAGGCCGGCGAGCCGGAATGGGACCACGCGCTAGTTTTCGGCCGCGATACCGCGCTCGAGTTGCCTTCCACAAGCCATTTTGTCATCGTCGACAAGGACGGCAACGTGGTCTCAATGACGACAACGATCGAAAACGGGTTCGGCTCGCGTCTGATGACGAACGGCTTCCTGCTCAATAACGAGCTGACGGACTTTTCCTTCAAGACCCATGACGGTGGTCTGCCGGTCGCCAATCGTGTCGAGCCAGGCAAACGACCGCGCTCCTCTATGGCTCCGACGATCGTGATGAAGGATGGAAGACCACTGCTCGCCATTGGTTCACCAGGCGGCAGCCAGATCATCGGCTATGTGGCACAGGCGCTGATCGCCTACATTGACTGGGGCATGCCCGTTGAGGCGATCGTCGCCCAGCCACATCTCATCAACCGGTTCGGCACATACGATGTCGAGGCCGGCACCAGCGCAGAAGATCTGGTGGGATCGCTCAAGGCTTTGGGTTACGAGGCAAAACCGGGTGAAATGAATTCCGGTTTGCATGCCATTGAGATAACCGCCCAGGGTTTGGCCGGCAGCGCCGATCCAAGACGCGAGGGAATGGTTGTAGGGGAGTGA